Proteins from a genomic interval of Cupriavidus pauculus:
- a CDS encoding exonuclease domain-containing protein has product MTTPAEPATYLPERLPSRDAGALDAHALAAALARPIAFVDLETTGPDAQRDRITEIGVVEVGPDGIHQWDTLVDPQASIPPFIQGMTGITDDMVRGQPTFASIAELLAERLQGRLFVAHNARFDYGFLKNEFRRAGVTFRADVLCTLRLSRSLFPSVERHGLDALIARFNLVPKGRHRALADAELLWQFWQKIHGLYSVDLVESAVKALVKHASLPAGLSETALDDVPDRPGVYLFYGDDDAPLYVGKSIHLRQRIRAHFSGDHANPKEMRIARTVRRVDWRETGGEIGALLLEAHLVKALRPLHNQQLRHAGELFAWELVDGLPAPRLRSDRHVDFSRHAALYGVFATRTGAQARLRELAETEQLCQVTLMMEPTARRGNPCFARQLHRCAGACTGHESRADHRLRLAAAMHALALTPWPFGGAVAWREGEQPGQPWHVIEDWCYLGTAATLDDAQALTAAPARFDIDTYQILAPHLARLQATAVPLAAVREFALTAPEPAPLRADRSALPRPAARREPPRALGQPSLFG; this is encoded by the coding sequence ATGACGACGCCCGCGGAACCCGCTACCTATCTCCCCGAACGCCTGCCCAGCCGCGACGCGGGCGCCCTCGACGCCCACGCGCTGGCGGCCGCGCTTGCGCGCCCCATTGCGTTTGTCGATCTGGAAACCACCGGCCCCGACGCCCAGCGCGACCGGATCACCGAAATCGGCGTGGTCGAAGTGGGCCCTGACGGCATCCACCAGTGGGACACGCTGGTCGACCCGCAAGCCAGCATCCCGCCCTTTATCCAGGGGATGACCGGCATCACCGACGACATGGTGCGCGGCCAGCCCACCTTTGCGTCGATTGCGGAGTTGCTAGCCGAGCGCCTGCAGGGCCGCCTCTTCGTTGCCCACAACGCCCGCTTTGACTACGGCTTCCTGAAGAACGAGTTCCGCCGGGCCGGCGTGACCTTCCGGGCCGACGTCCTGTGCACGCTGCGCCTGTCCCGCTCGCTGTTCCCGTCGGTGGAGCGCCACGGCCTCGACGCCCTGATCGCCCGGTTCAACCTCGTGCCCAAGGGCCGGCACCGCGCGCTGGCCGATGCCGAGCTGCTCTGGCAGTTCTGGCAGAAGATCCACGGTCTCTATTCGGTCGATCTGGTGGAATCGGCCGTCAAGGCGCTGGTCAAGCACGCCAGCCTGCCGGCGGGCCTAAGCGAGACGGCGCTCGACGACGTGCCAGACCGCCCCGGCGTCTATTTGTTCTATGGCGACGACGACGCGCCGCTCTATGTCGGCAAGAGCATCCACCTGCGCCAGCGCATCCGCGCCCACTTTTCCGGCGACCATGCCAATCCGAAGGAAATGCGGATCGCGCGCACCGTGCGCCGCGTGGACTGGCGCGAAACCGGCGGCGAGATCGGCGCCTTGCTGCTGGAGGCCCATCTGGTCAAGGCCCTGCGGCCGCTGCACAACCAGCAGCTACGCCACGCGGGCGAACTGTTCGCCTGGGAACTGGTCGATGGCCTGCCCGCGCCGCGGTTGCGCTCGGACCGCCACGTCGATTTCAGCCGCCATGCCGCCCTCTATGGCGTATTCGCCACGCGTACCGGCGCCCAGGCCCGGCTGCGGGAGCTGGCCGAGACCGAGCAGCTCTGCCAGGTCACGCTGATGATGGAACCCACCGCGCGGCGCGGCAATCCGTGCTTCGCCCGGCAACTTCACCGCTGCGCGGGCGCGTGCACGGGCCACGAATCGCGCGCCGACCACCGGCTGCGCCTGGCTGCCGCGATGCACGCGCTGGCGCTGACGCCGTGGCCGTTCGGCGGCGCCGTGGCGTGGCGCGAAGGCGAGCAGCCCGGGCAGCCATGGCACGTCATCGAGGACTGGTGCTACCTGGGCACGGCCGCGACGCTGGACGACGCCCAGGCGCTGACGGCCGCCCCGGCCCGCTTCGACATCGATACCTATCAGATACTGGCGCCGCATCTGGCACGGCTGCAGGCCACAGCCGTGCCGCTGGCCGCCGTGCGCGAATTTGCGCTGACCGCCCCCGAGCCCGCCCCGCTGCGTGCCGACCGATCCGCCCTGCCCCGCCCGGCCGCCCGCCGGGAGCCGCCCCGCGCGCTCGGCCAGCCGTCGCTGTTCGGCTGA